Proteins found in one Methylobacterium sp. CB376 genomic segment:
- a CDS encoding L-talarate/galactarate dehydratase, which translates to MPHGTDTIRRIRLHAVTLPLASPISDAKVLTGRQRPMTEIAILVCEIEAGDGSGGLGFSYVKRAGGPGQFAHAREIAPALLGEDPSDIAKAWDRLAWAGASAGRGGLAVQAIGAFDVALWDLKARRAGLSLAKLLGAHRDSVRCYNTSGGFLHTPLDELLVNAERSRARGIGGIKLKVGQPDGALDVKRVAAVRERLGDEVPLMVDANQQWDRPTALRMGRIFEAFNLVWIEEPLDCLDAAGHAALAAALDTPIATGEMLTSVAEHWDFIRQNGADYLMPDAPRVGGITPFLKVAALAEFAGLTVAPHFAMELHIHLAAALQREPWVEHFEWLEPLFNERLALEGGRMIVPTRPGLGLTLSDQARAWTRETAEFVAPA; encoded by the coding sequence ATGCCGCACGGGACCGACACGATCCGCCGGATCAGGCTGCACGCGGTGACCCTGCCGCTCGCCAGCCCGATCAGCGACGCCAAGGTGCTCACCGGGCGCCAGAGGCCGATGACCGAGATCGCCATCCTGGTCTGCGAGATCGAGGCCGGGGACGGGTCGGGCGGCCTCGGCTTCAGCTACGTGAAGCGGGCCGGCGGCCCGGGGCAGTTCGCCCATGCCCGCGAGATCGCGCCCGCCCTGCTCGGGGAGGATCCGAGCGACATCGCCAAGGCCTGGGACCGCCTGGCCTGGGCGGGAGCCTCGGCCGGCCGCGGCGGCCTCGCGGTCCAGGCGATCGGCGCCTTCGACGTCGCCCTCTGGGACCTGAAGGCGAGGCGGGCCGGCCTCTCGCTCGCCAAGCTCCTCGGGGCGCACCGCGATTCGGTGCGCTGCTACAACACGTCGGGCGGCTTCCTGCACACGCCCCTCGACGAGCTGCTGGTCAATGCCGAGCGCTCCCGCGCCCGCGGGATCGGCGGCATCAAGCTCAAGGTTGGGCAGCCGGACGGGGCCCTCGACGTGAAGCGGGTCGCCGCCGTGCGGGAGCGCCTCGGCGACGAGGTCCCGCTGATGGTCGATGCCAACCAGCAATGGGATCGGCCGACCGCCCTGCGCATGGGCCGGATCTTCGAGGCCTTCAACCTCGTCTGGATCGAGGAGCCCCTCGACTGCCTGGACGCGGCCGGCCACGCGGCGCTCGCCGCCGCCCTCGACACGCCGATCGCCACCGGCGAGATGCTGACGAGCGTCGCCGAGCACTGGGACTTCATCCGCCAGAACGGCGCCGACTACCTGATGCCGGACGCGCCGCGGGTCGGCGGCATCACGCCCTTCCTCAAGGTGGCGGCGCTGGCGGAATTCGCCGGCCTCACCGTCGCGCCGCACTTCGCCATGGAGTTGCACATCCACCTCGCCGCCGCGCTCCAGCGCGAGCCCTGGGTGGAGCATTTCGAGTGGCTCGAACCGCTCTTCAACGAGCGGCTGGCCCTCGAGGGCGGCCGGATGATCGTGCCGACCCGGCCCGGGCTCGGCCTCACCCTGAGCGATCAGGCCCGCGCCTGGACCCGCGAGACCGCGGAATTCGTCGCGCCGGCCTGA
- a CDS encoding hybrid sensor histidine kinase/response regulator: MIAGWAVVLTALTYICALFTVAHWGDVSGRRLMRDERVRPTIYALSLAVYCTSWTFFGSVGLASHSGLDFLTIYVGPVLVIGLGHRLVARVVRIAKAQNSTSVADFIAARYGKSERIAALVCLISIVGAIPYIALQLRAVAASLRVFLDATDGRGGGTIGLMGDLGLFTALVLAGFAVAFGTRHADATEHQDGLTLAIAIESLVKLLAFLVVGGFVVGWVLRKAPVVTPGALLGGTATLVADTSGPWTLLVQVLLSSCAVLLLPRQFHMAVVENRAVADVTRAAWAFPLYLVLINLFVVPLAVIGLMMFPDGSVMRDMTVLALPLAERADGIALIAFVGGLSAATAMVIVESVAVAIMISNHLVIPLVLRGRPGSQRATNLGGVVLAVRRVAIVVVILAAYAYSRVAGEVALASIGLLSFAAVAQIGPAFLGGLIWRRGTGLGAVAGLTAGLAVWAYTLLLPSLLGESASPWARAFLEDGPFGIAALSPTALMGLDDLPRLVHGTLWSLGLNALAYWGFSLLRAPSAIERLQAEAFGHEFVQDAPPLRLFRGTLSFGELRAAVARFLGEERAQRAFDAYFAERGRMILHPDAVAGLGELRHAEHLLASAIGASSARLALSLLLGRRNVSPRAALRLLDDASAAFQYSRDFLQHGLDHAGQGITVFDRDMTLIAWNRAFADLYDLPNDIMRTGMPLEEIVRYNAARGAYGDREADDLVRERIAAFRQETGPQRLRLSPSGRVIEIRANALPNGGVVATYTDVTDAVAAEEARERLNEELERRVRERTEELTRLNAALSRAKAEAEEANASKTRFLAAASHDILQPLNAARLYAAALVERDRAADPTLAENVDASLDAVEEILTALLDISRLDTGALTPQLSTFRVSELMRQIRREFEPMAREKGLELRVMPCGLGVRSDRPLLRRLLQNLVSNAIKYTQSGRVLVGARRRGERLELMVCDTGLGIPASKRKVVFQEFQRLEQGARVARGLGLGLSIVERTARLLGHPIRLRSEVGRGSIFSVLVPVAALRPAPEAAAEAPRPADAALSGLSVLAIDNEPAIVDGMARLLASWGCRVRTAGSVGEAVRRVLAPAPPPDVIVADYHLDEGNGLDLIASLRAALSADVPAVLLTADRSPPVRETAAAQRVHLLTKPLKPAALRALLTQWQARRAAAEEPSG; encoded by the coding sequence TCCGGCCGGCGCCTGATGCGCGACGAGCGCGTGCGGCCGACCATCTACGCCCTGTCGCTCGCGGTCTACTGCACCTCCTGGACCTTCTTCGGCTCGGTCGGGCTCGCCAGCCATTCGGGCCTCGACTTCCTCACCATCTATGTCGGCCCGGTGCTGGTGATCGGCCTCGGGCACCGGCTGGTGGCACGGGTCGTGCGGATCGCCAAGGCCCAGAACTCGACCTCCGTCGCCGACTTCATCGCGGCCCGCTACGGCAAGAGCGAGCGCATCGCCGCCCTGGTCTGCCTGATCAGCATCGTCGGGGCGATCCCCTACATCGCCCTGCAGCTGCGCGCCGTCGCGGCCTCGCTGCGGGTCTTCCTCGACGCCACGGACGGGCGCGGCGGCGGCACGATCGGCCTGATGGGCGATCTCGGCCTGTTCACCGCCCTGGTCCTCGCCGGCTTCGCGGTCGCCTTCGGGACCCGCCACGCGGACGCCACCGAGCACCAGGACGGGCTGACGCTCGCCATCGCGATCGAGTCGCTCGTCAAGCTCCTCGCCTTCCTGGTCGTCGGCGGCTTCGTGGTCGGCTGGGTGCTGCGGAAGGCGCCGGTGGTCACCCCCGGGGCCCTGCTCGGCGGGACGGCCACCCTGGTCGCCGACACGTCCGGCCCCTGGACGCTGCTGGTGCAGGTGCTGCTCTCGTCCTGCGCCGTGCTGCTGCTGCCGCGCCAGTTCCACATGGCCGTGGTGGAGAACCGGGCGGTGGCGGACGTGACCCGCGCCGCCTGGGCCTTCCCGCTCTACCTCGTGCTCATCAACCTGTTCGTCGTGCCGCTCGCGGTGATCGGCCTGATGATGTTCCCGGACGGGAGCGTCATGCGCGACATGACGGTGCTCGCCCTGCCCCTGGCCGAGCGCGCGGACGGCATCGCGCTCATCGCCTTCGTGGGCGGGCTCTCGGCCGCGACCGCGATGGTGATCGTGGAATCGGTCGCGGTCGCGATCATGATCTCGAACCACCTCGTCATCCCGCTGGTCCTGCGCGGGCGGCCGGGGAGCCAGCGGGCGACCAATCTCGGCGGCGTCGTGCTGGCGGTGCGCCGGGTCGCCATCGTGGTGGTGATCCTGGCGGCCTACGCCTATTCGCGGGTGGCCGGCGAGGTGGCGCTCGCCTCGATCGGCCTCCTGTCCTTCGCGGCCGTGGCGCAGATCGGGCCGGCCTTCCTCGGCGGCCTGATCTGGCGGCGCGGCACCGGCCTCGGCGCGGTGGCGGGGCTGACGGCGGGGCTCGCGGTCTGGGCCTACACGCTGCTGCTGCCGAGCCTGCTCGGCGAATCCGCCAGCCCCTGGGCGCGCGCCTTCCTGGAGGACGGGCCCTTCGGCATCGCGGCCCTCAGCCCCACCGCCCTGATGGGGCTCGACGACCTGCCGCGCCTCGTCCACGGCACGCTCTGGAGCCTCGGCCTCAACGCCCTGGCATATTGGGGCTTCTCGCTGCTGCGGGCGCCGAGCGCGATCGAGCGGCTCCAGGCCGAGGCCTTCGGGCACGAATTCGTGCAGGACGCGCCGCCCCTGCGCCTGTTCCGCGGCACGCTGAGCTTCGGGGAGCTGCGCGCCGCCGTCGCCCGCTTCCTCGGCGAGGAGCGCGCGCAGCGGGCCTTCGACGCCTACTTCGCCGAGCGCGGCCGGATGATCCTCCACCCGGACGCGGTGGCGGGGCTCGGCGAATTGCGCCACGCCGAGCACCTGCTCGCCTCGGCGATCGGCGCCTCCTCGGCCCGGCTCGCGCTCTCGCTGCTGCTCGGGCGGCGCAACGTCTCGCCGCGGGCGGCCCTGCGCCTCCTCGACGACGCCTCGGCGGCCTTCCAGTACAGCCGCGACTTCCTGCAGCACGGCCTCGACCACGCGGGCCAGGGCATCACGGTCTTCGACCGCGACATGACCCTGATCGCCTGGAACCGGGCCTTCGCGGACCTCTACGACCTGCCCAACGACATCATGCGCACCGGCATGCCGCTGGAGGAGATCGTCCGCTACAACGCCGCCCGGGGCGCCTACGGCGACCGCGAGGCGGACGACCTCGTGCGCGAGCGCATCGCCGCCTTCCGGCAGGAGACCGGGCCGCAGCGCCTGCGCCTCTCCCCGAGCGGGCGCGTGATCGAGATCCGGGCCAACGCCCTGCCGAACGGGGGCGTGGTCGCGACCTACACGGACGTCACCGACGCGGTCGCGGCCGAGGAGGCCCGCGAGCGCCTCAACGAGGAGCTGGAGCGCCGGGTGCGGGAGCGGACCGAGGAGCTCACCCGCCTCAACGCCGCGCTGAGCCGCGCCAAGGCCGAGGCCGAGGAGGCCAACGCCTCGAAGACGCGCTTCCTCGCCGCCGCGAGCCACGACATCCTGCAGCCCCTCAACGCGGCCCGCCTCTACGCGGCGGCCCTGGTCGAGCGCGACCGCGCCGCCGACCCGACGCTCGCCGAGAACGTCGACGCCTCGCTGGACGCGGTCGAGGAGATCCTGACCGCGCTCCTCGACATCTCCCGCCTCGACACCGGCGCCCTGACGCCGCAGCTCTCGACCTTCCGGGTCTCCGAGCTGATGCGCCAGATCCGGCGCGAATTCGAGCCGATGGCGCGCGAGAAGGGCCTGGAGCTGCGGGTGATGCCCTGCGGCCTCGGCGTCCGCTCGGACCGGCCGCTCCTGCGCCGGCTGCTCCAGAACCTCGTCTCCAACGCCATCAAGTACACCCAATCGGGCCGGGTCCTGGTCGGTGCGCGCCGCCGCGGCGAGCGCCTCGAACTCATGGTCTGCGACACCGGGCTCGGCATCCCGGCCTCCAAGCGCAAGGTGGTGTTCCAGGAATTCCAGCGCCTCGAACAGGGGGCCCGGGTCGCCCGCGGCCTCGGGCTCGGCCTCTCGATCGTCGAGCGCACCGCGCGGCTCCTCGGTCACCCGATCCGCCTGCGCTCCGAGGTCGGGCGCGGCTCGATCTTCTCGGTCCTGGTGCCGGTCGCCGCCCTGCGGCCGGCCCCGGAGGCCGCCGCGGAGGCGCCCCGCCCGGCGGACGCCGCCCTCTCGGGCCTCTCGGTCCTCGCCATCGACAACGAGCCGGCGATCGTGGACGGCATGGCGCGCCTGCTCGCGAGCTGGGGCTGCCGCGTGCGCACGGCGGGCTCGGTCGGCGAGGCGGTGCGGCGGGTGCTCGCCCCCGCCCCGCCCCCCGACGTGATCGTGGCGGATTACCACCTCGACGAGGGCAACGGGCTCGACCTGATCGCCTCGCTGCGGGCGGCCCTGTCGGCCGACGTGCCGGCGGTGCTGCTCACCGCCGACCGCTCGCCGCCGGTGCGGGAGACGGCCGCGGCGCAGCGCGTCCACCTGCTCACCAAGCCGCTGAAGCCCGCCGCCCTGCGGGCGCTGCTGACCCAGTGGCAGGCCCGGCGGGCGGCGGCCGAGGAACCCTCCGGCTGA
- a CDS encoding quinone-dependent dihydroorotate dehydrogenase, producing MLASLFPLARPVLHALDAETAHRLTLRALALLPPGPPPADDPALAVAAFGRRFPNPVGLAAGFDKGAEVPDALLRLGFGFVEVGGVVPLPQPGNPRPRVFRLPRDGAVINRFGLNSEGLATVAARLAARAGRPGLIGANIGANKEAADRLADYVTCTRALAGLVDFITVNVSSPNTPGLRDLQGEAFLDELLARVVEARDAAGGGRRAAILLKIAPDITLGALDAIAATALRRGVEGLVVSNTTVARPAGLAEAARAREAGGLSGRPLFSPSTRLLAETFLRVGTRLPLVGVGGIDSAEAAWTKIRAGASLLQLYSALVYAGPGLVGTIKRGLAARLADQGRPLAAWVGRDAAELARSA from the coding sequence TTGCTCGCCAGCCTGTTCCCCCTCGCCCGGCCCGTTCTCCACGCCCTCGACGCCGAGACGGCCCATCGCCTGACCCTGCGGGCGCTCGCGCTCCTGCCCCCCGGACCACCGCCCGCCGACGACCCGGCCCTGGCGGTCGCGGCCTTCGGCAGGCGCTTCCCGAACCCGGTCGGGCTCGCGGCGGGATTCGACAAGGGGGCCGAGGTGCCGGACGCGCTCCTGCGCCTCGGCTTCGGCTTCGTGGAGGTCGGCGGCGTGGTGCCGCTGCCCCAGCCCGGCAACCCGCGCCCGCGGGTCTTCCGCCTGCCCCGCGACGGCGCCGTCATCAACCGGTTCGGGCTCAACAGCGAGGGGCTCGCCACCGTGGCGGCGCGACTCGCCGCGCGGGCCGGCCGGCCCGGCCTGATCGGCGCGAATATCGGGGCCAACAAGGAGGCGGCCGACCGGCTGGCCGATTACGTGACCTGCACGCGGGCGCTCGCGGGCCTCGTCGACTTCATCACCGTGAACGTCTCCTCGCCCAACACGCCGGGCCTGCGCGACCTGCAGGGCGAGGCCTTCCTGGACGAGCTCCTGGCCCGGGTCGTGGAGGCCCGCGACGCGGCAGGGGGCGGGCGCCGCGCCGCCATCCTGCTCAAGATCGCGCCCGACATCACCCTCGGCGCCCTCGACGCCATCGCGGCCACGGCCCTGCGGCGCGGGGTGGAGGGGCTCGTCGTCTCGAACACCACGGTGGCGCGGCCCGCCGGCCTCGCGGAGGCGGCGCGCGCCCGCGAGGCCGGCGGGCTCTCCGGCCGGCCGCTCTTCTCGCCCTCGACGCGGCTCCTCGCCGAGACCTTCCTGCGGGTCGGCACCCGCCTGCCCCTGGTCGGGGTCGGCGGGATCGATTCGGCCGAGGCCGCCTGGACCAAGATCCGGGCCGGCGCCAGCCTCCTGCAGCTCTACTCGGCCCTGGTCTATGCGGGCCCCGGGCTCGTCGGGACGATCAAGCGCGGGCTCGCCGCGCGCCTCGCCGACCAGGGCCGGCCGCTCGCCGCGTGGGTCGGCCGCGACGCGGCCGAACTCGCGCGCAGCGCCTGA
- a CDS encoding S24 family peptidase, with protein MLSHDRIWSAIDHLAQRHRLTPSGLAKRAGLDPTSFNRSKRVAPDGRRRWPSTESLAKILAATGATLDEFVQLVSPRAAAGAAVVPLIGSAALAVAGRIGPDGRPTGSAWDELDFPDLGTQDCFAIEVQGNDLRPLYHDGDVLVVCATAPMRRGDRILVSLRTGALVGAVLRRRTARVADLAPVMPGEAARSIATAEIAWMARIMWVRH; from the coding sequence ATGCTTTCGCACGACAGGATTTGGTCAGCAATCGACCATCTCGCGCAGCGCCACAGGCTGACCCCCTCGGGCTTGGCCAAGCGCGCGGGGCTCGATCCGACGAGCTTCAACCGCTCGAAGCGCGTCGCGCCCGACGGCCGCAGGCGCTGGCCCTCGACGGAATCCCTCGCCAAGATCCTGGCCGCGACGGGGGCCACCCTCGACGAGTTCGTGCAGCTCGTCTCGCCGCGGGCCGCCGCGGGGGCGGCCGTCGTGCCGCTGATCGGCAGCGCCGCCCTGGCGGTGGCCGGGCGGATCGGGCCGGACGGCCGCCCGACCGGGTCCGCCTGGGACGAGCTCGATTTTCCGGATCTCGGCACGCAGGATTGCTTCGCCATCGAGGTTCAGGGCAACGATCTGCGGCCTCTCTACCACGACGGCGACGTGCTTGTGGTCTGCGCCACGGCGCCGATGCGCCGCGGCGACCGGATCCTGGTGAGCCTGCGCACGGGGGCGCTGGTCGGCGCGGTGCTGCGTCGGCGCACCGCGCGGGTGGCGGACCTCGCGCCCGTGATGCCTGGCGAGGCCGCGCGCTCGATCGCGACGGCCGAGATCGCCTGGATGGCGCGGATCATGTGGGTCCGGCACTGA
- a CDS encoding alpha/beta hydrolase, with protein sequence MIDHALFDPAKADPDAERLNREIMAAQASAPDPWSLPVAEVRARRRQGSAAFPAMPQSPRAETLTIPGPGGPIALRVIRPVRKPRGAYLHIHGGGWIWGAADEQDPWLERIADRCGFVCISVEYRLAPEHPYPAPLDDCAAAALWLHGEGRRLFGVEALTIGGESVGAHLSVMTLLRLRDRHRLPKAFRGANLFSGLFDLGVTASARNWGEERLVLNSRDVRRFADGFVPEGVARRSPEVSPLYADLKGLPPALFSVGTRDPLLDDTLFMSMRWAAANNGGYTAVYTGGCHVFIRYPLAMTERALELIERFLMALA encoded by the coding sequence ATGATCGACCACGCGCTCTTCGATCCCGCCAAGGCCGACCCGGATGCGGAGCGGCTCAACCGGGAGATCATGGCCGCGCAGGCGAGCGCCCCGGATCCCTGGTCGCTGCCCGTCGCCGAGGTGCGGGCCCGGCGACGACAGGGCAGCGCCGCCTTCCCGGCGATGCCGCAGAGCCCGCGGGCCGAGACGCTGACCATCCCGGGCCCGGGCGGCCCGATCGCCCTCAGGGTGATTCGCCCGGTGCGCAAGCCGCGCGGCGCCTACCTGCACATTCACGGCGGCGGCTGGATCTGGGGCGCGGCCGACGAGCAGGACCCCTGGCTGGAGCGCATCGCCGACCGCTGCGGCTTCGTCTGCATCTCGGTCGAGTACCGGCTCGCGCCCGAGCACCCCTACCCGGCCCCGCTCGACGATTGCGCGGCGGCGGCGCTGTGGCTGCACGGCGAGGGGCGGCGCCTGTTCGGCGTCGAGGCGCTGACCATCGGCGGCGAATCGGTCGGAGCCCACCTCTCGGTGATGACGCTCCTGCGCCTGCGCGACCGCCACCGGCTCCCGAAGGCGTTCCGGGGCGCGAACCTGTTCTCCGGCCTGTTCGACCTCGGCGTCACCGCGAGCGCCCGCAACTGGGGCGAGGAGCGGCTCGTCCTCAATTCCCGCGACGTGCGCCGCTTCGCGGACGGCTTCGTGCCCGAGGGGGTCGCCCGGCGCTCGCCCGAGGTCTCGCCGCTCTACGCCGATCTCAAGGGCCTGCCCCCCGCCCTGTTCTCGGTCGGGACCCGCGACCCGCTCCTCGACGACACGCTGTTCATGTCGATGCGCTGGGCCGCGGCCAATAACGGGGGCTACACGGCGGTCTATACCGGCGGCTGCCACGTCTTCATCCGCTACCCCCTGGCGATGACCGAGCGGGCGCTGGAGCTGATCGAGCGCTTCCTGATGGCGCTGGCCTGA
- a CDS encoding flagellar protein FlaG — protein MNTWGLSMFEIRSLAAPSAPAPIEADPPPRRPTGGREPESAPLDDAVTLDLSPEAKRALAEAPPEPSPDAGRSEVRYRRDVETQQMVFQVLDPNSGSVLDQLPSESALRAKTYARESEAAQAAPIGTTVARTA, from the coding sequence ATGAACACCTGGGGACTCTCGATGTTCGAGATCCGGTCCTTGGCGGCGCCGAGCGCGCCTGCCCCGATCGAGGCGGACCCTCCGCCGCGCCGCCCGACCGGCGGGCGCGAGCCCGAATCCGCGCCGCTCGACGACGCCGTCACCCTCGACCTGAGCCCGGAGGCGAAGCGCGCCCTCGCGGAAGCCCCGCCCGAGCCGTCGCCCGATGCCGGCCGCTCCGAGGTGCGCTACCGCCGCGACGTCGAGACCCAGCAGATGGTGTTCCAGGTGCTCGACCCGAATTCCGGCTCGGTGCTCGACCAGCTCCCCTCCGAATCGGCCCTGCGCGCCAAGACCTACGCGCGCGAGTCGGAGGCCGCGCAGGCCGCCCCGATCGGCACCACCGTCGCGCGCACGGCCTGA
- a CDS encoding DUF6460 domain-containing protein, producing the protein MSDPRFTIPPGRPHDPRGGQDPRGAYDGSGAHRAGSDLRRFLGGSPAAVLVRLVFLSLLVGAGMAMIGITPRALYVHAYDTLRTLIDLGLSTFHDAGTWLIAGAVVVVPLWLLSRLLAGGR; encoded by the coding sequence ATGAGCGATCCGCGTTTCACCATTCCGCCCGGGCGGCCGCACGATCCGCGCGGCGGCCAGGATCCGCGCGGGGCCTATGACGGGTCCGGCGCGCATCGGGCCGGCTCGGACCTGCGGCGCTTCCTGGGCGGCTCGCCCGCCGCCGTCCTCGTCCGGCTCGTCTTCCTGTCGCTCCTGGTCGGCGCCGGCATGGCGATGATCGGGATCACCCCCCGGGCGCTCTACGTCCACGCCTACGACACGCTGCGCACGCTCATCGACCTCGGCCTGTCGACCTTCCACGACGCCGGGACCTGGCTGATCGCCGGCGCCGTCGTGGTCGTGCCGCTCTGGCTGCTGTCGCGGCTGCTCGCGGGCGGGCGCTAG
- a CDS encoding MATE family efflux transporter yields the protein MDASAAPAVTNRRVLALALPMTLANVTTPLLGVVGAAAIGRLGDAALLGALALGAVLFDYLFWTFGSLRMATAGLTAQAAGAGDAAEIDRALARALAVGGGVGLLLVALQRPLGEAAFALAGASPAVTAALATYFGIRIVAAPFTLMNYAVLGSTLGRGRTDLGLALQVAMNVANIALTILLVLGLGLGVAGAALAAVLAEALGFLLGLLVLRRLGSRPWRIPRAEVLERTSLLRMLAVNGDVMVRTLAVIAAFGSFSALGARAGDLTLAANAVLQNLFLVGSFFLDGFATAAEVLCGQALGARREGAFRRAVRYALGWCLGFGLAVSLLFLATGGAFIDAISTNPEVRALARLYLPFAALTPVVAAAAFAFDGIYIGATWTRPMRNLMVAALAAYLAVLGGVQGLGNTGLWLALLAFLAARGIGQGLLYPRLARAAFGPAPAGAAPAGPAQVPAQVPAA from the coding sequence ATGGACGCGTCCGCAGCCCCGGCGGTGACGAACCGCCGCGTCCTCGCCCTCGCCCTGCCGATGACCCTCGCCAATGTCACGACGCCGCTCCTCGGCGTCGTCGGCGCGGCGGCGATCGGGCGGCTGGGCGATGCCGCGCTCCTCGGGGCGCTCGCCCTCGGGGCCGTCCTGTTCGACTACCTGTTCTGGACCTTCGGCTCGCTGCGCATGGCCACCGCCGGGCTCACCGCCCAGGCCGCCGGGGCGGGCGACGCGGCCGAGATCGACCGGGCCCTGGCGCGGGCGCTGGCGGTCGGGGGCGGCGTGGGCCTGCTGCTCGTCGCCCTGCAGCGGCCGCTCGGCGAGGCGGCCTTCGCGCTCGCCGGCGCGAGCCCGGCGGTCACCGCGGCCCTCGCGACCTATTTCGGCATCCGCATCGTCGCGGCGCCGTTCACGCTCATGAACTACGCCGTGCTGGGCTCGACCCTGGGACGCGGGCGCACCGATCTCGGCCTCGCCCTCCAGGTCGCCATGAACGTCGCGAACATCGCGCTCACGATCCTGCTCGTGCTCGGCCTCGGCCTCGGGGTCGCGGGGGCGGCCCTGGCGGCGGTCCTGGCCGAGGCCCTGGGCTTCCTCCTCGGCCTCTTGGTGCTGCGCCGCCTCGGCTCCCGGCCCTGGCGGATCCCCCGCGCGGAGGTGCTGGAGCGGACCTCCCTGCTGCGCATGCTCGCGGTCAACGGCGACGTGATGGTGCGCACCCTGGCCGTGATCGCGGCCTTCGGCTCCTTCTCGGCGCTCGGGGCGCGGGCGGGCGACCTCACCCTCGCGGCGAATGCCGTGCTGCAGAACCTGTTCCTCGTCGGCAGCTTCTTCCTCGACGGCTTCGCCACCGCGGCGGAGGTGCTGTGCGGGCAGGCGCTCGGCGCCCGCCGGGAGGGCGCCTTCCGGCGCGCCGTCCGCTACGCGCTCGGCTGGTGCCTCGGCTTCGGCCTCGCGGTCTCGCTGCTGTTCCTGGCGACGGGCGGCGCCTTCATCGACGCGATCAGCACCAATCCCGAGGTGCGCGCCCTCGCGCGCCTCTACCTGCCCTTCGCGGCCCTGACGCCCGTCGTGGCCGCGGCGGCCTTCGCCTTCGACGGGATCTATATCGGGGCGACCTGGACCCGGCCGATGCGCAACCTGATGGTCGCGGCGCTCGCCGCCTACCTGGCGGTGCTGGGGGGCGTGCAGGGCCTCGGCAATACCGGCCTGTGGCTCGCGCTCCTGGCCTTCCTGGCCGCCCGCGGCATCGGCCAGGGCCTGCTCTACCCGAGGCTCGCCCGGGCCGCCTTCGGGCCGGCCCCCGCCGGCGCGGCCCCCGCCGGCCCCGCGCAGGTGCCCGCGCAGGTGCCCGCGGCGTGA
- a CDS encoding DUF952 domain-containing protein translates to MSMIYKICPAPLWRDAQAAGRFLGAPVDLADGYIHFSTAAQVAETAARHFAGQDDLVLVAVAAEDLGEALRYEPSRGGALFPHLYGPLPLAAVRSAVPLRLGPDGRHRFPADLEG, encoded by the coding sequence ATGAGCATGATTTACAAGATCTGCCCGGCCCCGCTGTGGCGGGACGCGCAGGCCGCCGGCCGCTTCCTCGGCGCCCCGGTCGACCTCGCGGACGGGTACATCCACTTCTCCACCGCCGCCCAGGTCGCCGAGACCGCCGCCCGGCATTTCGCCGGCCAGGATGACCTCGTCCTCGTCGCGGTCGCGGCGGAGGATCTCGGCGAGGCCCTGCGCTACGAGCCCTCCCGGGGCGGCGCCCTGTTCCCGCACCTCTACGGGCCGCTGCCGCTCGCGGCGGTCCGCTCCGCGGTGCCGCTCCGGCTCGGACCGGACGGGCGCCACCGTTTCCCCGCGGACCTGGAGGGCTGA